The following are encoded together in the Chlorocebus sabaeus isolate Y175 chromosome 20, mChlSab1.0.hap1, whole genome shotgun sequence genome:
- the S100A9 gene encoding protein S100-A9: MSCKMSQLERNIETIINTFHQYSVRLGHPDTLNRREFKQLVEKDLQNFLKKEKKNDKIIDHIMEDLDTNADKQLSFEEFIMLMARLTWASHEKMHEDDEGPGHHHKPGLGEDAR, encoded by the exons ATGTCCTGCAAAATGTCACAGCTGGAACGCAACATAGAGACCATCATCAACACCTTCCACCAGTACTCTGTGAGGCTGGGGCACCCAGACACCCTGAACCGGAGGGAATTCAAACAGCTGGTGGAAAAAGATCTGCAAAACTTTCTCAAG aaggagaaaaagaatgataAGATCATAGACCACATCATGGAGGACCTGGACACAAATGCAGACAAGCAGCTGAGCTTCGAGGAGTTCATCATGCTGATGGCGAGGCTAACCTGGGCCTCCCACGAGAAGATGCACGAGGATGACGAGGGCCCTGGCCACCACCATAAGCCAGGTCTCGGGGAGGACGCTCGCTAA